The window TGAGAACGAAGATATTCATCGGCCACTCCCCTGTTCCTGCCTCTCGTTCTCCTTCCGGGGCAGCGCTCGATCGCTCCTATTCGACTGCGGCGAGGCGTTTGAGCAGCCCCTCAGCTTAGCGAGAAGTGCGGCCCTGGTCTTGGCGAACTGACCGGAGAACACATCGGGCCTCCTGCTGACTGTGCCCACGAAGATCAAGTCGATCACAGCCAGCTGAGCCGTGCGCGACGCCATGGCGCCTCCCTGGAAGAGCGACTCATCAGCACTGGTGCATATGACGATATCCGCCGCGTCGCATATGGGCATGTCGTGAAAATTCGTCACCGCAACCGTGGTCGCCCCGGTGTTCCTAGCGATGGTCAACGCGTCGATGGTGTCTCGAGTAGAACCTGAATATGAGATCCCGACCGCCACATCCAGCGGTGTCAGCACTGCGGCCGAAACGGCCTGCAAGTGGGCGTTGGAGTTGTACCCTGTTGACAATCCTATCCGCATGAACTTGATATACGCGTCCATTGCGACAACGCTGGAGGGGCCTGCCCCGTAGAAGTCCACTCTCCTAGCACTGGCCAGCGCATCGATTGCCCGGTTTACTGCCTCGTAATCCAGCGAGTTCAAGGTGGCCTGGAGGGCCCTGATATTGTTGGAGAACACACTCTCAGCGAGTGTTCCCATCTCGCGCGCCGTGTCGAGCTCGCCCACGACGAGCTCCGGTATCAGAGCCCCTAATTCCTGAGCTATGGCAATGCGAAATTCCTTGTATCCGTCCAGACCCAGGTTCTTACAGAATCGCACTACAGTCGATTCCGAGACGTCACACTCGCGAGCCAGTTCGGTTATTGTGGACTGAACGACTTTCCTCGGGTGCTCCAGCACGCGCAGAGCCACCCTCTGTTCACTTGGAGGCAATGTGGCCAGCACACCTTGCACCTTTAGGAGGCAAGCCCCCTCAACCTTGCCCACACATCAACCCTGCCTTCCGCAGTAGCTATCCGCCTGTTCCGCGCTCCATCCCTCATGTACGATGCCACGAAGCGCCTCTATCATCCTCGTTGGGTCGGGCTGGCCCCACACGTTCCTACCCATGGCTACGCCCGCTGCGCCCGCCTTCATAGCCGACTCGACCATCTGGAATGTCTCAATAGGCGCATCGACCTTCTCGCCTCCAAGCACCACCACAGGCACAGGGCACCCCGCGACCACCTCGGCACAACCCTCTTCGGAGCCAGGGTAGAAGGTCTTCACGATATCAGTGCCGAATTCGGCCGCAGCCCGGGCGCCCAGTTTCACTGCTGAAAGATTGGAAGGCTTATCTACATTCTTGCCTGCCGGCCACACCTCGGTCATCAGCGGCATGCCCCAGTCATAGCAATCGTCAGCAACAAGCGATGCCTGCCGCGTGAACTCGTCTTCCCTCTCATGGCCGTACTTCACAGTCACGGCGACCCCAGTAGCGCCGAGTTTCAGCGCGTGCGAAACCGAACTGATCAGCGCCTCCTCGAACTTGCCTCCGAGAACAGTGAAACCTCCAGTGATGCGGATCATGAGGCCAATTGCGGGATCGAGCGCTTCCCAGCCCCGCTCCACCATGCCGCGCGTAGTCAGTATGGCGTCGGGTTTGCCCTTGACCACGCGGCGGAACGCTTCAAGCGGGTTTTCAAGCCCATGCGCGGGCCCTATGATCTGTCCGTGGTCCATGGCGACAATGACCGTGCGCCCGGTTCGGGGGTTGATGAGAGACTTCATCCTAACGTTTTTTCCGATCATGACTATCACGCCTTTCGGTCAAGATTGCAGTTTGAGGTCGCCGGCCCCGAATCACTGAGCGTCCATAGAGAGCACCACGCGCATTGTGTCAACGGATGCATTCTCCGACAGAGCCTTCGCAACATCGTCAAGCGGAACAACTTTGGAGACCATGGATCTCACATTCACGATGCCAGACGATATGGCGCGAACCGCGGTGAGGAAGTCCAGCGGTGTCCGACTCTCGCTCCCCATCACCTGTACTTCTGAGTAATGGATCTTGTTAGGATCCGCGTCCCACATGGCGCCTTTCGGGAACATGCCGAAAAGCACTATCCTAGAGGTATTCCCCGCCACCGCCAAAGCCGAGTGAACAGCGGCGATCACTGGAGCAGTGACGATCACAATATCAGGCGATGCTCCGAATCCATCAGTCACAGTCTGCTTGAGCTCAGCATCAGGCCCAGATGCTGCGGCGAACCTGGCGCCTAACGACAAGGCTATCTGCCTCCTCGCCGGATCAGGATCTACAACACCCACTTCGAGGCCCATCGCAGCTCCAACGATGACGTGAAGCATACCCATGGGTCCCACACCGTACACCAGCATGGTCTCTGTAAAGCGTGCCCCGGCCTTGTTCAGCGAATGGATGGTGCATGCCGTGGGCTCAGCGAGGGCCGCTTCCTCGAAGCTAATGGATTCGCTTATTTCAAACACCTGCTCCGACGGCACGGAAACGTACTGGCCGAAGCCTCCGAGCAGATTCAGGTGACCCCGGTACATATACTTGCACAGATTGCCCCTGCCAGTGCGGCAGAACTCACATTCACCGCACCTGTTCAGCAGGTCTAGCGCCACTCGAGTCCCAGGCGCCAGAGTACGTCTTACCGCCTCTCCTACCTCCACGACCACGCCCGACGCCTCATGCCCCGGAACCACCGGGTACCCTATGCTCTTCTCCCCGCTGTATAGCCGCCTCTCGAAACTGCATATCCCGCAGGCTCTCACCTTTACGAGAACCTCGTTGGGCCCCACTGATGGCATCTCTCTCTCCTGAATCTCTATCTTGCCCGGTGCAAGCAGAACCGCAGCCTTCATGGTAGACATAGTAGAGTCCCTCCCTCCGTGTTCGAGCCACCCCAGAACCTAATCGAATAGCCGGGCCAACTTCCGCTTTTCATCAGCCAGGGCGTCTTCATCACCCGGTATGTAGGTCTCAAGCGAGTATATGCCCGAAAATCGATGCTCCTCGAGTGATCGCGCAATGGCCGGCAAATCCAGCGTCCCTTCGCCTATTCGAAGGTGGAGGGCCTTGTCAGTGGCGTCGCTCACATGCACGTGAGCGATCCTCGGTCCGAGGTTCTCTATGAACCGCAGTACGACCTTGGTATCCCGCATGTGCGCGGTATCGAGGGTTATCTTGAGATCCTCCACGCCGCAGTCTTTCACGACCCTCAGCATGTCGGGGTAATCTGTTACGGACGCTACACCCTTGTCGATCTCCATGTTTTCCAGGGCCAGCGTCACTCCAAGCGACGCGCCCTTGTCGAACGCACGTCCAAGTGCCTCCACCTGTGCCTTCCAGTGCTCCGTGAAGGGCTCCTTCACTGAAAACCGTCTGCCTGGGTGAACGACCACGAGTCGGGCGCCTATCTCGTGCGCGAACTCTATGCAGTCAAGGAGCTGCCTGATGGATTCGTTCCTTATGCCGATGTTGGGCGAGGTGATATTCACGTCCATGACCGGGCAGTGGACGGTGGCCCCAATTCCGGACTTCTCGAGCACCCGGCGCACGCCCTCTGCGGGGCGGCTGGGGAAGTCCCTCCATACCTGGTCCATCCAAAGCTCTGCGAAGTCGTACCCGCACCTGGCTATGGCTTGAATGGCCTCATCGAGCGGCCTTGAGTAGAACACCATTGTTGTTACGCCGAATTGCATGTGTTAATCACTTCCACGATTCCAATTCACGGTTCCGGGCGCCAACCCCGGTTGCCGGGGCTACACCCGGAACCGTGAGCATTTTGTCGAACCGACATCATGTCGGATTAGATGTTGCTTTCACCGTCAGTGCTACTTCTTGACAATGGACTTGATGGCCTCGTTGGCCTCTGCTGCGGCCTCGTCGAGCAGCTGCTTTGGATCGGCCTTTGAGAACAGGGCTTTCTCAACCGCCAGCCCCAGAATACGCGATACCTCGGGGTAGGTCTCGTTGTTAGGACGCGGCTTGGCGAATGCCATCTGGGCAGCCATCGTGGCCACCTCCGGATTGGCCTTGAGATAGTCCTTGTAGACCTGGGAGTTGACCACAGATGTCCTGAGTGGTGTGTATCCCGTCATGGTGCTCCACCTGAGGTTCATTTCCGGGCTGCTCATCCACTTCACGAACTTCCAGGCTGCAGCTTCCTTCTCGGGGGAGTTCTTGAATATGGCCAGGTTGTTTCCGCCCACTCCGGTAACCTTGTTCTTCCCAGCCGGCATGTGCGCCACACCGATGGGGAACTTGCACTTGGCCTGCCTGGTTTCTAGAGTTGATGAACTCGCCATTTCCATGGCGATTCTTCCCACCGTGAAGCCCTCGGTCGGCGGGGCCACCGGGAGGACGCCATGCTTATTAACGAGATCGACCCAGAACTTGAGCGCCTCCACACCGGCGGGGCTGTTGAACGCAACCTTGCTGAAGTCGCTGTTGTACAGCTCTCCGCCCGCCTGCCACAGGAAGGCTATGTAGTAGTAGACGGTTCCGGCGTCCGCCTTGACTGGGAATGACAGGCCCCACTCGTCGACCTTGCCGTCCCCGTTCACATCGCGGGTAAGTTTCTTGGCGCAATCCACCAGCTCCGTCCATGTGGTCGGAGGCTTCTCCGGATCCAGTCCGGCAGCCTTGAAAGCGTCCTTGTTATAGTAGAGTACAATATTGCTCATGGCATATGGCATGGTCCATATCTCGCCGTCCACAGTGGCGGTCATCCACGCGGTCTTGTTTACATCCGCCTTGTCGATCCCGTCGGAGCCGTCAATCAGCGTCTGCATCTTGACGATGGCTCCGGTGGACGCAAGTTGAGCCGCCCAGAACTGATCGATCATCGATACGTCCGGGGGCTGCTTCCCTGCTACAGCGGTGAGCAGCTTGTCCCGCATGGTCCAGGCGTTGCCAGAATAGAGCGGCTCCACCTCGATGTCGGGGTTTGCCTTGTTGAACTCCTTGATCAGCGTCTCATGACGTTTGCCCATATCTCCGCCGAGGAAATGCCAGTAGCTCAGCTTGATCCTGGCGGGTCCCGCCGCGACGGAGCCCACACAGAGCGCCAGAAGTGCAATCGCAGCGACGCAAGAGATCACGATCCGTTTCGCAGCACACCGTCTCATTGAGTCCAGCTCCTCTCGCAAGATAGTGTTTGATGCGCCTTGGGCGCCATGGTCAGCATCTCCGAAGGATCCAGGGAATACTGCCCTCCTCTCATCCGTGACAGTCGAATGCGCACTAGTACTTCAGCCCGGTGAAAGCGATACTCTCGATAAATTGCCTCTGTGCGGCCAGGAAGGCCACCAGTACTGGCACTGTTGCCAAGACCGTGGCAGCCATGAGCATCGGCCAGTTGGTCGATGCCTCTGCACGCAGCAGAGCCAGACCAACTTGGAGGGTCCTCATGGACATCTTATTTGTTACTATCAGTGGCCACATGAAGTCGTTCCATGCAAACATGAACTGGAATAGTCCTAGAGTAACCATTGCAGGTTTGCACAGAGGCAATACTACGTGTCGTAGAACTCCGAATCGGGAGCAACCATCGATGATCGCTGCTTCCTCCAAAGACCTGGGCATTCCCAGGAAGAATTGCCTTAGCATGAACGCGCCGAAAGGTCCGGCTGCAAATGGAAGTATGAGCGCGGAGTACTTGTCGACCATTCCTAGGTTCCGAACCAGTATGAACGAGGGTATGACAGTGGCCTGGTGCGGTATCATCATGGCTGAGAGGTAGATCATGAAGACCGTGTCCCGGCCGGGGAAATCCAGCCTCGCGAACGCATACCCCGCCAGAGCGCTCGTGATGAGCTGGCATATGGTGATGCCCCCTGCCACAATGAAGCTATTCAGATACATGCGCGCAAAAGATATCTCCGTCCATACCTCTTTGTAGCCGTCGAAGTTGAGTTTGGATGGAAGCCACTGGAGCGAATACGTGAACACTTCGCTATCGTCTTTGAGCGACGTAAGTATCATCCATACAAACGGCAGCGCCATGAATATCGCGCCGACTATCAGCACTGCATGCACCAGCGCCGTGCCCGCGGTCTTGGACACAACACGCCTGGCGTGGGCGGCGTTGGCTCCCCTGCTGTTGCCCATGATTGCGTTTGTAGGCATCCCTCTGGCACCTCGTCCTTTCTCTTCAGTCCTCAGCCTTGAGGAGTCTCTTCTGAAGCATGGTCAGAACAAGTATCAAAGCGAACAAGAACCAGGCCACAGCGGAAGCGTACCCGCTCTTGTAGAACTCAAACGCCTGCCTGTAGATATAGTAGACAAGGACCATGGTCGAGTTCATGGGCCCGCCGCCTGTCATCACGTAGACCTGCCCGAATACCTGGAACGACTTGATAGTGCTCATGACCAACACGAACCCGATCGTCGTGCGCATCAGCGGCATAGTCACATAGAGAAACTTCTGCCAAGCCCCGGCGCCGTCTATCTCAGCGCTCTCATAGTACTCCGCGGGCACATCCTGCAGACCCGCCAGGAAGATCACCATGTTGTAGCCGAGGTTTTTCCATATGCCAAGCATTATCACCGAAGGCAATGACCAGCGCGGATCGGCGAGCCACGCAGGCCCCGAGATTCCAACTTTCTCCAGAAGCGCGTTGAATAGGCCGTAATACGGGTCGAACACCCACATCCACACGATGGCCACCGCCACCATCGATGTGACCACCGGCATGAAGTAAGCTACTCTGTATAAGCCGCGGCCCCTCAGCTTCATGTTGAGCAATACTGCCACGAACATTGAGAGCGTTGCGCCGATTGGAACTGTTCCGATGGCGTACTTTGCGGTATTGGCCAGCGCCACCCTGAAATCAGAGCTCGCCATCATCCTCGCGTAGTTTCCGAAGCCTATGAACGTCTTCTGACCGCCCAACAACGAGCAGTCGAAGAAACTGAGATAGAGGGAGTAGATGACAGGATACACAGTGAAGAGACAGAAAATGGCCATCGACGGCAAGAGGGCCACAAACGCCGTCTTCCTCTCCTCGGAGTGCAAGCGAGCGCCGCACGTGTTCATCGACCTAGTCAACCCCCATGCAACGTTTTCCGCGCCGATCGCGGCAACCAGCGGCAGGAGCCGGCGCGGGTCCGTCAGTCGTTTTCCACCTGAGTCCACACACATGAAGACGTTACTAACAGTATCCCGACGATGCCCGTTACTGTGACCGATTCACCGAGGAAAGCCCATGAGAGTACGTTTACGATAGCTGGATATGACGCGCTTATCAACATGACCTTGGAGATGGGGCACATCGCCAGCGCCCTGTACATGAAACCCATGGCCACCACGCCCGCCAACACGCCAGCGCACATGATCATGCCTATCCTGGCCAGGCCGAGAGAGGCAAGGGGCGCTGGATCGGCAGCAGCTCTGGCCGCCAGCAGAATGGATGCTGTGAGGTACTGGACCACGAATCCGATTCCCTGATCGGCTCCCCTGGATAAGCCTCGCCTGATCAGGACGGATGACCCGGCAAAACAGAGCGAAGCCAGCACCGCCCAGGGAAGGCCGGACGACAGGAAAGCGGACACATCAGATAGACTCTGCTGCTGAGTGGATATTAAGAGTATGCCGACCAGAGACGCGGGAACACCGATCGCAAGCCGCCAGCTGCCCTTCTCTTTGAGCAGCAGTATACCCATGAGTATCGCCCACAGGCTCCATGTTTGGACGATTGCTACAGTGAACCCGACCCCTCCGAGCCTCATAGCAGTGAGGAAGCTATGGGTTCCGGTGACTGGCCCCAGAAGCCCTGCTGCCGCGAAGTGCCAAAGCTCAATGGTGCGCGCAGCGGGACGCCCCTCAGCCTTCACCGCGCTTCCTGCCCCATCCGCACGTGCCTGCAACCTGGCCTGGACCCACCGAAACAGAATCGACACGGCAGCAGTCGTCCAAACCTCGATTGATGTGACCGCTGCCGGAGGCGCCGCCGCCACAGCTACCCGTTCGATCATGTTCGCGGCCGAATTGGACAGAACATACAGGGCCATGCAAGCGCGCCCGCGACGAAACCCCTCGGCGTCTCGTTCGAGGGGCAGCGGGCCATCCAGAAAGCGGGCGCCCGTTCTGTTACGGGCAGTTGAGCTTCCCTCACCTCGTGCTGCCATGAGAGCATCACTGCTCCTTTCTGGCTTGCTCCAACCTATGTATCAAGTACAAGCTCAATTCGGCGGCGCGTTCGGAAATTCCTTCTGACACTTGGAACTTTCTTTGCACCGCGGTGAGTTTCGCGAGGAGGCGCCATGCCGACCAACCGACCGGAGGCGGTTTGCACTCATGATTGATAGACTCTCGGCGTTGGTCACGTTCTGACTTTTGGACTATAGCGTATGCCTCATCATGACCTTCAACCCTGTACCCCATCTTCGGCGCCCTTGACGGGATCGGAACGGAAGTTCTTCCACTCGAACACAGAGTCCCAGTTTCCTCCCGGATTCGCGCGCGCCGCATACCCAACACGGTATCCAGGTGCAAGCTGGACGCGGAGTGACCAAGTTCCTGCGGGAGATGGGCGCTTACAACCCAGGTTTACCGCCACAGTGCATGCCTACGGGGGATTTCGGACCCGGCAACGCCCCAAAAGCGCTCCCAGCAATCTCGTTTCGCCTAGATTTTGTCATATCCGCGTCTACTGTGGCCAATTTGAGCCAACTCGAGCCGTCATATACCCCCCCATTCCGCACGATCCAGCGTGAGAATGAGCCCAGCTGATCCGATTTCAACCACCTTGCGGGATAGCCTGGGTCAGATCCGTACACCTTAGCGGGAAACCTCACAGAAACGCGCTCGGGCCGCTTCGGGCCCTCCAGGCTTCCGGAGAGCGCCCAGGTTTGCGACCGCTGTGTGGCTCGCTTCGTCGTGATCGCCGGGGGCGTTGCTGCCAGACTGCGAGACTGCCAGGCCAGAGGCGTGTGCAGGGCTGCACGCCCGCGCTGCCTGACGAGGCGCGACCGGCACGACCGAGTCCTGGGGCGATGATATCGACGAATCCAGCAGTGAGACGAGCTCAATGTCGATGGAATCGACGTTGAAACGCCCGCAATGTCGATGGAATCGACGTTGAAACGCCCGCAATGTCGATGAATCCAGCATTGAGGCCCTCTAAACGTCAGCTCTCGCAGAATCCGGGACGGGGAGCTTTCGCGGCGAACCGCATGGCATAATGTGGCGTGGCTGACTCGCAGGTAGACGCGTTTTCAGGGATGGGCCGGGTGCGCGATGCAGTTCACGTGTACCTCGACAGCGGGAGCCGGACCGTCAATGTCGACGAAATGGACACTGACCCCGTGGTCAATGTCGAACTGAGTGGCATTCAGCTCGCGACGATGCCGGTTTGGTCGGCATTGACCGCCTGCGAGAAGACGTTGAGTTCGATGTGGTGAACAATGAGTCGGTGCATGTGGCTGATGGCGCTCGGACTCTTTCGGAATCAAAGCTGTTCCCGGATAAGACGCTCCGCGCCCTGGGAGTGTCGCCGTCCGTCTGTGTTGCGGCCCCACGGAACGTTCGTTTCCCTTGAGAAACGAGCGGTTGAATGCCCAAGGGTGCGGAATATGGGACAAAGGGAGGCTGCCGATGCTCCGGCAGCCTCCCCGAGATTTCCGTATCGCCGGACCTTAGTGCATGAAGAGTCTCGGCAGCAACAGCACAGTATCCGGCGCCAGTAGGATGACCACTACTGCAACAATCATCACTGCACCAACAGACTTCATTGGGGCGGCAGAGTTCCTTCACTCATATCCATGAACACCGTTTTAGACCTCATGTATTTCTGAATGCCGGCAATGCCGAGACCGCTCTCTTTCCAGCCGGCTCCGGGAGACTCGTTAATGGCTTTGCTGAAGTAGGTGTTAACATAGATTTGACCGGCCTTAATCGCTTCCGCTACCCGTAAAGCCCGTCGGCAATCATTGGTGAACACGGCTCCAGCTAGTCCAAAAGGCGTACCGTTGGCCAAATCTATCGCTTCTTGCTCAGTTTCAAAAGGCGTTACTGTAAGAACTGGACCAAAGATCTCTTCCTGGAAAATGGTCATTTCCGGAGTAACATCCGCAAATACGGTAGGAGGAACGAAGTTGCCCTTAGCCAGCGCCGGGTCGGTGTAGGGCACACCACCGGTAATCAGGCGGGCTCCCTCTGCTTTGCCCTTTTCAATGTAACTCCATACCTTGGCGGCATGTTGCTTATGAATGAGGGGCGGTAGGTTTACCCCTTTTTCATAGTCGAAACCGTCGCCGGGGATCATCTTCTCGCATTCGATCTTCAGTTGGGTCAAGAATTCATCATATATGGATCGATGCAAAATGAGGCGGGCGCCGGAAACGCAAACCTGTCCGGAGCTTAGGGTAAAACCGAAACGAGTCCACTTGACAGCGGATTCCCACTCAATATCCGGGAAAACGATGTTGGGGCTTTTGCCGCCCAGCTCCAAAGCAATGTCCTTGACAGTCTTGCTGGAATCAGCAATGACCTTCTTGCCTGTCTCGGTGCCGCCGGTCATGGATACCATATCCACTAACGGACTTTCAACCAATGCGCTGCCGACTTCACCGCCGGAACCGGTTACAACGTTGACAACTCCCGGCGGGAATCCGGCTTCGTGAAATAGCTCCGCCATGGCCAGGATGCTTAAGGAAGCCCAAGACGAAGGCTTGATGATGACAGTATTACCGGCAGCCAAAATGGACGCAACTTTGAAAGCGCCCATCATCAGTGGACCGTTCCAGGGCAATATCTCACCAACGACTCCCTGGGGTTGCCAGATTACATAGTTGAAGTATCTGCCTTCTCCGTCAACCGGCACGACCTTGCCTTCCAGGCAGCGAGCCTTGCCAGCACTATACTCAAAACCGTCTAGTCCCTTAACTGCTTCATAGTACAAGGAACTGGTAAAGATCTTGCCACAGTCCAACGCCTCCAGCGCGGCGAATTCCTCCAGTCGCTGCGACATTAGGTCTCTGGTCTTCAGCAAGAGCTGGCTTCTCTGGTAGTTGGTCGTCTTGCCCCAAGGACCGTGGTCGAAAGCATCCCTGGCTGCCAGAATCGCTTTTTCAACATCTGCTTTGCCGCCTCTGTAAGCTGTGGCAAATCTCTCGTTATTGA is drawn from Clostridia bacterium and contains these coding sequences:
- a CDS encoding MurR/RpiR family transcriptional regulator, translating into MGKVEGACLLKVQGVLATLPPSEQRVALRVLEHPRKVVQSTITELARECDVSESTVVRFCKNLGLDGYKEFRIAIAQELGALIPELVVGELDTAREMGTLAESVFSNNIRALQATLNSLDYEAVNRAIDALASARRVDFYGAGPSSVVAMDAYIKFMRIGLSTGYNSNAHLQAVSAAVLTPLDVAVGISYSGSTRDTIDALTIARNTGATTVAVTNFHDMPICDAADIVICTSADESLFQGGAMASRTAQLAVIDLIFVGTVSRRPDVFSGQFAKTRAALLAKLRGCSNASPQSNRSDRALPRKENERQEQGSGR
- a CDS encoding 2-amino-3,7-dideoxy-D-threo-hept-6-ulosonate synthase; the protein is MIGKNVRMKSLINPRTGRTVIVAMDHGQIIGPAHGLENPLEAFRRVVKGKPDAILTTRGMVERGWEALDPAIGLMIRITGGFTVLGGKFEEALISSVSHALKLGATGVAVTVKYGHEREDEFTRQASLVADDCYDWGMPLMTEVWPAGKNVDKPSNLSAVKLGARAAAEFGTDIVKTFYPGSEEGCAEVVAGCPVPVVVLGGEKVDAPIETFQMVESAMKAGAAGVAMGRNVWGQPDPTRMIEALRGIVHEGWSAEQADSYCGRQG
- a CDS encoding alcohol dehydrogenase catalytic domain-containing protein; the encoded protein is MSTMKAAVLLAPGKIEIQEREMPSVGPNEVLVKVRACGICSFERRLYSGEKSIGYPVVPGHEASGVVVEVGEAVRRTLAPGTRVALDLLNRCGECEFCRTGRGNLCKYMYRGHLNLLGGFGQYVSVPSEQVFEISESISFEEAALAEPTACTIHSLNKAGARFTETMLVYGVGPMGMLHVIVGAAMGLEVGVVDPDPARRQIALSLGARFAAASGPDAELKQTVTDGFGASPDIVIVTAPVIAAVHSALAVAGNTSRIVLFGMFPKGAMWDADPNKIHYSEVQVMGSESRTPLDFLTAVRAISSGIVNVRSMVSKVVPLDDVAKALSENASVDTMRVVLSMDAQ
- a CDS encoding sugar phosphate isomerase/epimerase family protein, yielding MQFGVTTMVFYSRPLDEAIQAIARCGYDFAELWMDQVWRDFPSRPAEGVRRVLEKSGIGATVHCPVMDVNITSPNIGIRNESIRQLLDCIEFAHEIGARLVVVHPGRRFSVKEPFTEHWKAQVEALGRAFDKGASLGVTLALENMEIDKGVASVTDYPDMLRVVKDCGVEDLKITLDTAHMRDTKVVLRFIENLGPRIAHVHVSDATDKALHLRIGEGTLDLPAIARSLEEHRFSGIYSLETYIPGDEDALADEKRKLARLFD
- a CDS encoding ABC transporter substrate-binding protein, with amino-acid sequence MRRCAAKRIVISCVAAIALLALCVGSVAAGPARIKLSYWHFLGGDMGKRHETLIKEFNKANPDIEVEPLYSGNAWTMRDKLLTAVAGKQPPDVSMIDQFWAAQLASTGAIVKMQTLIDGSDGIDKADVNKTAWMTATVDGEIWTMPYAMSNIVLYYNKDAFKAAGLDPEKPPTTWTELVDCAKKLTRDVNGDGKVDEWGLSFPVKADAGTVYYYIAFLWQAGGELYNSDFSKVAFNSPAGVEALKFWVDLVNKHGVLPVAPPTEGFTVGRIAMEMASSSTLETRQAKCKFPIGVAHMPAGKNKVTGVGGNNLAIFKNSPEKEAAAWKFVKWMSSPEMNLRWSTMTGYTPLRTSVVNSQVYKDYLKANPEVATMAAQMAFAKPRPNNETYPEVSRILGLAVEKALFSKADPKQLLDEAAAEANEAIKSIVKK
- a CDS encoding carbohydrate ABC transporter permease — protein: MPTNAIMGNSRGANAAHARRVVSKTAGTALVHAVLIVGAIFMALPFVWMILTSLKDDSEVFTYSLQWLPSKLNFDGYKEVWTEISFARMYLNSFIVAGGITICQLITSALAGYAFARLDFPGRDTVFMIYLSAMMIPHQATVIPSFILVRNLGMVDKYSALILPFAAGPFGAFMLRQFFLGMPRSLEEAAIIDGCSRFGVLRHVVLPLCKPAMVTLGLFQFMFAWNDFMWPLIVTNKMSMRTLQVGLALLRAEASTNWPMLMAATVLATVPVLVAFLAAQRQFIESIAFTGLKY
- a CDS encoding sugar ABC transporter permease codes for the protein MNTCGARLHSEERKTAFVALLPSMAIFCLFTVYPVIYSLYLSFFDCSLLGGQKTFIGFGNYARMMASSDFRVALANTAKYAIGTVPIGATLSMFVAVLLNMKLRGRGLYRVAYFMPVVTSMVAVAIVWMWVFDPYYGLFNALLEKVGISGPAWLADPRWSLPSVIMLGIWKNLGYNMVIFLAGLQDVPAEYYESAEIDGAGAWQKFLYVTMPLMRTTIGFVLVMSTIKSFQVFGQVYVMTGGGPMNSTMVLVYYIYRQAFEFYKSGYASAVAWFLFALILVLTMLQKRLLKAED
- a CDS encoding DMT family transporter, encoding MAARGEGSSTARNRTGARFLDGPLPLERDAEGFRRGRACMALYVLSNSAANMIERVAVAAAPPAAVTSIEVWTTAAVSILFRWVQARLQARADGAGSAVKAEGRPAARTIELWHFAAAGLLGPVTGTHSFLTAMRLGGVGFTVAIVQTWSLWAILMGILLLKEKGSWRLAIGVPASLVGILLISTQQQSLSDVSAFLSSGLPWAVLASLCFAGSSVLIRRGLSRGADQGIGFVVQYLTASILLAARAAADPAPLASLGLARIGMIMCAGVLAGVVAMGFMYRALAMCPISKVMLISASYPAIVNVLSWAFLGESVTVTGIVGILLVTSSCVWTQVEND
- a CDS encoding aldehyde dehydrogenase family protein, which encodes MNPYDYVKKEPYKLYINGEFVPSASGETFDIINPVNNERFATAYRGGKADVEKAILAARDAFDHGPWGKTTNYQRSQLLLKTRDLMSQRLEEFAALEALDCGKIFTSSLYYEAVKGLDGFEYSAGKARCLEGKVVPVDGEGRYFNYVIWQPQGVVGEILPWNGPLMMGAFKVASILAAGNTVIIKPSSWASLSILAMAELFHEAGFPPGVVNVVTGSGGEVGSALVESPLVDMVSMTGGTETGKKVIADSSKTVKDIALELGGKSPNIVFPDIEWESAVKWTRFGFTLSSGQVCVSGARLILHRSIYDEFLTQLKIECEKMIPGDGFDYEKGVNLPPLIHKQHAAKVWSYIEKGKAEGARLITGGVPYTDPALAKGNFVPPTVFADVTPEMTIFQEEIFGPVLTVTPFETEQEAIDLANGTPFGLAGAVFTNDCRRALRVAEAIKAGQIYVNTYFSKAINESPGAGWKESGLGIAGIQKYMRSKTVFMDMSEGTLPPQ